The bacterium (Candidatus Blackallbacteria) CG13_big_fil_rev_8_21_14_2_50_49_14 genome includes a region encoding these proteins:
- a CDS encoding VapC toxin family PIN domain ribonuclease: MNIKAKLASIQKVFLDTAPIIYYVEQNTTYFSRANPIFEAIDQGLLSAVTSPITLAECLIFPIRLNQLPFIETFRSLIIHAENTQFVEINEIIGHQAAELRVQYNLTLTDALQIATAQHVDCDAFLTNDIQLKRVQSIEVLCLQDFEYE, from the coding sequence ATGAACATAAAAGCGAAATTGGCCTCAATTCAAAAAGTGTTTTTGGATACAGCGCCGATTATCTATTATGTGGAACAAAATACAACCTATTTTTCACGCGCAAATCCCATTTTTGAGGCCATCGATCAAGGTCTCTTATCTGCAGTTACCTCTCCGATCACTTTGGCTGAATGTTTGATCTTTCCCATTCGATTGAATCAATTACCTTTCATTGAGACTTTTCGATCATTGATTATTCATGCCGAGAATACACAGTTTGTTGAGATCAACGAAATCATCGGGCATCAGGCGGCAGAGTTGCGTGTGCAATACAATTTGACACTAACCGACGCTCTGCAAATTGCCACAGCACAGCATGTAGACTGCGATGCCTTTTTGACCAATGATATTCAGTTAAAAAGAGTTCAAAGTATTGAAGTTTTGTGCCTGCAAGACTTTGAGTATGAATGA
- a CDS encoding VapC toxin family PIN domain ribonuclease codes for MWLLDTNIWIQYLSPQANPLHQKIAHLDPKQLRLCDIVKAELLYGAYKSERVQQNLEKLEQLFKLVDSFPFDGEAARHFGDIRAHLAKQATPIGPYDLQIAAIARANQMILVTHNTREFSRVPGLQIEDWLEEP; via the coding sequence ATGTGGCTATTAGACACCAATATCTGGATTCAATATCTGTCACCGCAAGCAAACCCACTTCACCAAAAGATTGCCCATCTTGATCCAAAGCAGCTAAGACTTTGTGATATTGTCAAAGCAGAACTCCTCTATGGTGCTTATAAAAGTGAGCGTGTTCAACAAAATCTCGAAAAATTAGAGCAACTTTTTAAGTTGGTTGACTCGTTTCCCTTTGATGGAGAGGCAGCCCGTCACTTTGGAGATATTCGTGCCCATCTCGCCAAACAGGCAACACCCATAGGGCCTTATGATTTGCAAATCGCAGCCATTGCGCGAGCCAATCAGATGATTTTGGTCACCCACAATACCCGTGAGTTCTCAAGAGTTCCAGGTTTGCAAATTGAAGATTGGCTCGAAGAACCATAA
- a CDS encoding restriction endonuclease subunit S, producing MEQLTIPDLEETASFDSAQEAAVAGKLRWPIVNLGDVCTFTGGGTPDRSNPDFWDGSIPWVSVKDFKTFKIDSAQESITELGLKNSASNLIKAGTIIIPTRMALGKVAVCSVDVAINQDLKAVLIKDESLLSRDFLVYSLFSRANYIESRGKGATVQGVTLDVLRSLEIPLPPLPEQQRIVARLDQAQRLIDQRKEQLTLMDALVQSLFYEMFGDPVKNEKGWEVKSVSSVCSSIMGGGTPSKSNPDYYTGLIPWVTPKDMKVIWINNSIDKITENAISSSSAKLIKTGSVLMVIRSGILKNKLPVAINTVPVTLNQDMKAFVPKKDLLKAEFLLYIFNFFQPVLLGKVRAVTADNIEFSQIKDLLIPIPPLPLQQAFADRVQQIEALKQQMQASLRELEQNFQALMQEAFG from the coding sequence ATGGAACAATTGACGATTCCTGACCTGGAGGAAACGGCTTCCTTCGACTCCGCTCAGGAAGCGGCAGTGGCTGGAAAGCTTCGGTGGCCGATAGTGAATTTGGGGGATGTTTGTACATTCACTGGGGGTGGAACACCTGATCGCTCAAATCCAGATTTTTGGGATGGCTCAATTCCCTGGGTTTCGGTCAAAGATTTTAAGACATTTAAAATTGATTCTGCTCAAGAATCAATTACTGAATTAGGTCTAAAAAATTCTGCTTCAAATTTGATTAAGGCTGGGACGATTATCATTCCAACCCGTATGGCATTAGGTAAGGTAGCCGTCTGTTCTGTTGATGTCGCAATAAATCAGGATTTAAAAGCAGTTTTGATAAAAGATGAATCGCTTCTATCGAGAGATTTTCTTGTCTATTCGCTATTTTCCCGAGCCAATTACATTGAATCAAGGGGAAAAGGTGCAACAGTGCAGGGGGTAACTCTTGATGTTCTAAGGTCCCTCGAAATCCCCCTCCCCCCGCTGCCCGAACAGCAGCGCATCGTGGCCCGCCTCGACCAGGCCCAGCGGCTCATCGACCAGCGCAAAGAACAGCTCACGCTGATGGACGCGCTGGTGCAGTCGCTGTTTTATGAGATGTTTGGTGACCCGGTGAAAAATGAGAAGGGGTGGGAGGTGAAGTCTGTTAGTTCTGTCTGTAGCTCTATCATGGGGGGTGGTACTCCATCAAAGAGCAATCCAGACTATTACACCGGCTTGATTCCCTGGGTAACACCCAAAGATATGAAAGTTATATGGATAAATAACAGTATTGATAAAATAACCGAAAATGCTATTTCTTCAAGTTCAGCAAAATTGATAAAAACAGGCTCTGTTTTAATGGTTATACGAAGTGGTATTCTAAAAAATAAACTTCCTGTTGCGATCAATACTGTTCCTGTTACTCTTAATCAAGATATGAAAGCTTTTGTGCCCAAAAAAGACCTTTTAAAAGCGGAGTTTTTACTTTATATTTTTAACTTCTTTCAACCGGTTCTGTTAGGTAAAGTTCGTGCTGTTACTGCTGACAACATCGAGTTTTCTCAAATCAAAGATCTTCTAATCCCAATTCCCCCCCTCCCCCTCCAGCAAGCCTTCGCCGACCGGGTGCAGCAGATCGAAGCCCTCAAGCAGCAGATGCAGGCCAGTCTGCGCGAGCTGGAGCAGAATTTTCAGGCCTTGATGCAGGAAGCCTTTGGGTAA
- a CDS encoding nucleic acid-binding protein produces the protein MSVLFLDTGYMIALEIASDQNHQTALNHWKNLVSGQPTLVTTSYVFDEIVTFFNSRGFHSKAVEIGNNLLSSPSINLIQVEEPLFQKAWLYFQKHHDKGYSLTDCLSFLVMEDLNIETALSFDKHFSQAGFQKLP, from the coding sequence ATGAGTGTCCTCTTTCTTGACACTGGGTATATGATTGCTCTGGAAATTGCAAGCGATCAAAACCATCAGACGGCTCTGAATCATTGGAAAAATCTTGTTTCTGGCCAACCCACACTGGTGACCACTTCTTATGTGTTTGATGAAATTGTGACTTTTTTTAATAGTCGTGGTTTTCATTCAAAGGCAGTAGAAATCGGAAATAATTTGTTAAGCAGCCCCTCTATCAACCTGATTCAAGTCGAAGAACCTTTGTTTCAAAAAGCCTGGCTCTATTTTCAAAAACATCACGACAAAGGCTATTCTTTGACCGACTGTCTGTCTTTTTTGGTGATGGAAGATCTGAACATAGAGACCGCATTGAGCTTTGATAAACATTTTTCCCAAGCGGGATTTCAAAAATTACCTTAA
- a CDS encoding XRE family transcriptional regulator, whose amino-acid sequence MKCPKCGSQNISVQTIDETLSYAGQSLTLHGMELMQCQQCEEGVWSAESYRRYTEAQTALIRSVKGNVSEEIRRIRKKLKLTQTELAAKFGVGKVAFSRYERGETNPPAPVVKLLKLVEKHPELLAEI is encoded by the coding sequence ATGAAATGCCCAAAATGTGGTTCTCAAAACATATCAGTTCAGACAATAGATGAAACCCTGAGCTATGCAGGGCAATCACTGACCTTGCACGGGATGGAATTGATGCAGTGCCAACAATGTGAGGAAGGTGTCTGGTCTGCGGAGAGTTATCGCCGTTACACCGAAGCCCAGACGGCTTTGATTCGTTCTGTGAAAGGCAATGTCAGTGAAGAGATCCGTCGTATTCGTAAAAAACTCAAACTGACTCAGACTGAACTTGCAGCTAAATTTGGCGTTGGCAAAGTCGCTTTCTCACGCTATGAACGGGGTGAAACGAACCCACCAGCGCCTGTTGTCAAGTTGCTTAAACTCGTCGAGAAACACCCGGAATTATTGGCTGAGATTTAG